A genomic region of Stenotrophomonas sp. NA06056 contains the following coding sequences:
- a CDS encoding RNA polymerase sigma factor, protein MLRPAPDLPGVPDIFIAFVREERASLCAFLRARGVGPDDAEDIAQDCMERLIRYRAHDTEELRLLLYRIARNRLADRGRSPQSRNHLSLTERDGNEEAASASPDPLRQAESGQMLALLRQALFKLPERAREVYLLNRITGMSYTQIARHCGITAKTVEKHIARALQGLRKELGPDPLHNDGDAE, encoded by the coding sequence TTGCTCCGTCCTGCGCCGGACCTGCCCGGGGTTCCGGACATCTTCATCGCATTCGTACGCGAGGAACGTGCGTCGCTATGTGCTTTCCTGCGCGCCCGCGGTGTCGGCCCCGACGATGCCGAGGACATCGCCCAGGACTGCATGGAGCGCCTGATCCGCTACCGCGCACACGACACCGAGGAACTGCGGCTGCTGCTGTACCGCATCGCCCGCAACCGCCTGGCAGACCGCGGGCGCTCGCCACAGTCGCGCAACCACCTGTCGCTGACCGAACGCGACGGCAACGAAGAAGCCGCCAGTGCTTCTCCTGATCCGCTGCGTCAGGCAGAATCCGGGCAGATGCTCGCCCTGCTGCGCCAGGCACTGTTCAAGCTTCCCGAACGTGCCCGCGAGGTGTATCTGCTCAACCGCATCACCGGGATGAGCTATACACAGATCGCCAGGCATTGCGGCATCACCGCCAAGACCGTGGAAAAACACATTGCCCGTGCACTGCAGGGCCTGCGCAAGGAGCTGGGACCCGATCCTCTCCACAATGATGGAGACGCCGAATGA
- a CDS encoding FecR domain-containing protein produces MIRNDNRDDTLLFEHASAWVARLDAPDCSAEERQSFEDWLAEDPAHVSAWVQAEKLHQRSAGLAGDPWLRTAAARTARRPQRRWLPGAAAAAGVCLAVGLGWMLYTDGNPTPLTYANSSQLPQQRTLADGSIATLDAGTTLTARFGWRKRELALEHGRIQLQVEPSSRSLRVQAGGSSIRDIGTTFQVERLADGRVEVALLEGVVEVTSGSAQHTLSPGQQLQVLASGKIQPGPQLSSTAAAEAWPQGKLVFDATPLATVVERMNRYGSTPLVVADPDIADLAVSGTFRAGDAHELLSALELGWSIAGQPRSDGALELRRTY; encoded by the coding sequence ATGATCCGCAACGACAACAGGGATGACACGTTGCTTTTTGAACACGCAAGCGCCTGGGTGGCCCGGCTGGATGCCCCCGACTGCAGCGCAGAAGAACGACAGTCCTTCGAGGACTGGCTGGCCGAGGACCCCGCGCACGTCAGCGCATGGGTGCAGGCCGAGAAGCTGCACCAGCGCAGTGCCGGCCTCGCCGGGGACCCATGGCTGCGCACAGCGGCGGCGCGCACCGCACGCAGACCGCAGCGGCGTTGGCTGCCTGGTGCTGCTGCCGCTGCAGGCGTCTGCCTCGCCGTTGGCCTGGGCTGGATGCTGTACACCGATGGCAATCCCACACCGCTGACCTATGCCAACAGCAGCCAGCTGCCACAGCAGCGCACGCTGGCCGATGGCAGCATCGCCACGCTCGACGCCGGCACCACGCTCACCGCACGCTTCGGCTGGCGCAAGCGCGAACTGGCGCTGGAGCACGGTCGCATCCAGCTGCAGGTCGAACCCTCATCACGTTCGCTGCGGGTGCAGGCCGGTGGCAGTTCAATCCGCGATATCGGCACCACTTTCCAGGTTGAACGCCTGGCGGACGGCCGGGTCGAGGTCGCACTGCTGGAAGGCGTGGTGGAAGTCACCAGTGGCAGCGCGCAGCACACGCTGTCGCCGGGCCAGCAGCTGCAGGTCCTGGCCTCCGGGAAGATCCAACCAGGCCCGCAGCTGTCGTCGACCGCCGCCGCCGAGGCCTGGCCACAGGGCAAGCTCGTGTTCGACGCCACGCCCCTGGCCACCGTGGTCGAACGCATGAACCGCTACGGCAGCACGCCTCTGGTGGTCGCCGACCCGGATATCGCCGACCTCGCCGTCAGCGGCACCTTCCGTGCAGGCGACGCGCACGAACTGCTTTCCGCCCTGGAACTGGGGTGGTCCATTGCTGGCCAGCCGCGCTCGGATGGCGCGCTGGAACTGCGCCGCACCTACTGA
- a CDS encoding TonB-dependent receptor gives MPAPGVLRWDTFRWGLLQALLCVVLVPGVAATTSAAEAVTQVDYRIGPGALPPALQQWARQSGIALVYDTRELADLRTGGVAGSLAPAAALKQLVSGMPVNILQTPSGGFVVRRHAAPPPVVAQPVRPPPAPPKPVQVELAPIHVTGSRLPRTSVQTTLPVTVIDREDILRSGYGTLFDLLRHLPGMNGHPPLSTSRSGDSLYLPVGAAATTSLDGMGPRATLFLVNGRRLPRYPMVSLEEGGLTDLGGIPLSFVERIELVRGGASAIYGADAMSGVVNIILRDQAEGPEATLQTGVSSRGDGDQYRLQAATGGVRDGGDRWFAGIDLHRLQHVAGDQRDWHAETSLYPIGLIMANGDYYPATQCHPPLQREDDGCWFDNARPRSLQPASETLSGYLRYRHERGDGRYAYVEARASHNRQRFELGPTAVALNFNRGAILNVVLQEGGEVRPRVHATEGDLTVGMGRERTGRSWDAGLSAQRSQVDLRTEGTVRSERLLEAARTLDFLPGFSTLPPGLAEELFPTIHNRGRTEQWQGWWGMQRTLMTLPGGAAQLAAGIDLRRERWTSLPDPLMGKGELALGLPMEQRRLTRQSNAAYAEVGLPLAPTLRLDVAARLDRDGSDTAFSPRAGLRWSPSPHWSFLLASGRGYRAPSIFERRRPPGYFGLYGLPASDSLPPCARPLRGGGCAVEVEVVENDALKAETSRSHSLAASWTPNDAFSLSLTHNIVELRNEILALQPSDALWNPGTWELDEQGRLRDLRLSFDNIGRTTSRNWVLRGEYRVDASRNGQWLFSLDALKQQELRRDRSHGESVDLRGHATPANAGILNVQWQNPSWDIALRGNRVGRTRAWLAGEACAQEQHDQGRCMNPAQLRWNLHLARRLSPRVIAALDVHNLLDTQPVNHLIGSGGQMPGLDDPLGRYFLLTLQFR, from the coding sequence ATGCCGGCGCCGGGGGTGCTTCGCTGGGACACGTTTCGGTGGGGTCTGCTGCAGGCCCTGCTGTGCGTTGTACTGGTGCCCGGCGTAGCCGCCACGACAAGCGCGGCCGAGGCCGTTACCCAGGTCGACTACCGGATCGGTCCCGGCGCCCTGCCACCGGCCTTGCAGCAGTGGGCGCGCCAAAGCGGCATTGCCCTGGTGTACGACACCCGTGAACTGGCCGACCTGCGCACCGGCGGCGTCGCCGGTTCGCTGGCGCCGGCCGCCGCACTGAAGCAGCTCGTCTCCGGCATGCCGGTGAACATCCTGCAGACACCCAGCGGCGGATTCGTGGTGCGCCGGCATGCGGCCCCACCCCCGGTGGTGGCGCAGCCGGTACGGCCGCCGCCGGCGCCACCGAAGCCGGTGCAGGTGGAACTGGCACCGATCCATGTCACCGGCAGCCGGTTGCCGCGCACCTCCGTGCAGACGACGCTGCCGGTGACGGTGATCGACCGCGAAGACATCCTGCGCAGCGGCTACGGCACCTTGTTCGACCTGCTGCGCCACCTGCCCGGCATGAACGGCCACCCGCCATTGAGCACCTCGCGCAGTGGCGATTCGCTGTACCTGCCGGTCGGCGCAGCAGCCACCACCAGCCTGGATGGCATGGGCCCGCGCGCGACCCTGTTCCTGGTCAATGGCCGGCGCCTGCCACGCTATCCGATGGTCTCGCTGGAGGAAGGCGGGCTGACCGACCTGGGTGGCATTCCGCTCAGCTTCGTCGAGCGCATCGAGCTGGTGCGCGGCGGTGCGTCGGCCATCTACGGCGCCGATGCGATGTCCGGCGTGGTCAACATCATCCTGCGTGACCAGGCCGAGGGGCCGGAGGCAACGCTGCAGACGGGGGTCAGCAGCCGTGGCGATGGCGATCAGTACCGGTTGCAGGCGGCAACAGGCGGTGTGCGCGATGGTGGCGACCGCTGGTTCGCCGGCATCGACCTGCATCGCCTGCAGCATGTGGCCGGTGACCAGCGCGACTGGCATGCGGAAACCTCGCTGTACCCGATCGGGCTGATCATGGCCAACGGTGATTACTACCCGGCCACGCAGTGCCATCCGCCGCTGCAGCGCGAAGACGACGGTTGCTGGTTCGACAACGCGCGCCCGCGCTCGCTGCAGCCCGCATCGGAAACACTCTCCGGCTACCTGCGCTATCGCCATGAACGTGGTGACGGCCGCTACGCCTACGTGGAAGCGCGGGCCAGCCACAACCGCCAGCGTTTTGAACTGGGCCCGACCGCCGTCGCCCTCAATTTCAACCGTGGCGCGATCCTCAACGTGGTGCTGCAGGAAGGCGGCGAAGTGCGCCCGCGCGTGCATGCCACCGAAGGCGACCTCACTGTCGGCATGGGCCGCGAGCGCACCGGCAGAAGCTGGGATGCCGGCCTCAGCGCGCAGCGCAGCCAGGTAGATCTGCGCACCGAAGGCACCGTGCGCAGCGAGCGCTTGCTGGAAGCCGCACGAACGCTGGATTTCCTGCCCGGCTTTTCCACCCTGCCGCCGGGGCTGGCAGAGGAGCTGTTCCCGACCATCCATAATCGCGGGCGTACCGAGCAGTGGCAGGGCTGGTGGGGCATGCAGCGCACCCTGATGACACTGCCCGGCGGTGCGGCACAACTTGCCGCCGGTATCGACCTGCGCCGCGAGCGCTGGACCTCGCTGCCAGATCCGCTGATGGGCAAGGGTGAGCTGGCGCTGGGGCTGCCGATGGAGCAGCGCCGGCTGACGCGGCAGAGCAACGCTGCTTACGCCGAAGTAGGCCTGCCGTTGGCGCCGACGCTGCGCCTGGACGTGGCTGCGCGACTGGACCGCGATGGTAGCGACACTGCGTTTTCGCCACGTGCCGGCCTGCGCTGGAGCCCGAGCCCGCACTGGTCGTTCCTGCTGGCCAGCGGCCGTGGCTACCGCGCGCCCAGTATTTTCGAGCGCCGTCGACCACCGGGCTACTTCGGCCTGTATGGCCTGCCCGCCTCGGATTCCCTGCCCCCGTGCGCCCGCCCGCTGCGCGGTGGCGGCTGCGCGGTGGAAGTCGAGGTGGTGGAGAACGATGCGCTGAAAGCGGAGACCTCGCGCAGCCACTCGCTGGCTGCCAGTTGGACACCCAATGATGCGTTCTCGCTGTCGCTGACCCACAACATCGTGGAACTACGCAACGAGATCCTCGCGCTGCAACCCAGCGATGCGTTGTGGAATCCCGGTACCTGGGAACTGGATGAGCAGGGCCGCCTGCGTGATCTCCGCCTGTCGTTCGACAACATCGGCCGCACTACATCGCGCAACTGGGTGCTGCGCGGCGAGTACCGGGTCGATGCCAGCCGCAACGGGCAGTGGCTGTTCTCGCTGGATGCATTGAAACAGCAGGAACTGCGACGTGATCGCAGCCATGGCGAATCGGTGGATCTGCGTGGGCATGCCACGCCAGCGAACGCGGGCATCCTCAACGTGCAGTGGCAGAACCCTTCCTGGGACATCGCCCTGCGTGGCAACCGCGTCGGCCGCACCCGCGCCTGGCTGGCCGGTGAAGCGTGCGCGCAGGAGCAGCATGACCAGGGCCGCTGCATGAACCCCGCACAGCTGCGCTGGAACCTGCATCTGGCGCGCCGACTGAGCCCGCGCGTGATTGCCGCACTGGACGTGCACAACCTGCTTGATACGCAGCCGGTGAACCATCTGATCGGCAGCGGCGGGCAGATGCCCGGGCTGGACGATCCACTGGGGCGCTACTTCCTGCTGACCCTGCAATTCCGCTGA
- a CDS encoding lysoplasmalogenase, with amino-acid sequence MRLRTRDGLILVMAVLAIVGAYLDGDGRWLHWLAKPATTLLIAAIAWQARPVADAFYRRAVLAGMLLSCVGDIALMLPIDAFVPGLVAFLLAHLCYIAAFRAGLRAGRGLLAAFVLLATFASINVAGLWPHLPLPMRIPVLAYVVVLAAMAVLALARYWKRPHADALEAGSARWAAGGALLFVASDSLLAWDRFGGGLPMASLLVLSTYYAAQYAIARSVR; translated from the coding sequence ATGAGGCTGCGCACGCGGGATGGATTGATCCTGGTGATGGCCGTGCTGGCCATCGTCGGCGCCTACCTGGACGGCGACGGGCGCTGGCTGCACTGGTTGGCCAAGCCAGCGACCACGCTGCTGATCGCCGCCATCGCCTGGCAGGCGCGGCCGGTGGCGGATGCGTTCTACCGACGCGCGGTGCTGGCCGGCATGCTGTTGTCCTGCGTGGGCGATATCGCACTGATGCTGCCGATAGATGCGTTCGTGCCGGGGCTGGTTGCCTTCCTGCTGGCGCATCTGTGCTACATCGCCGCGTTCCGTGCCGGCCTGCGCGCGGGCCGCGGGTTGCTTGCCGCCTTCGTGCTGCTTGCCACATTCGCATCGATCAACGTGGCCGGTTTGTGGCCGCATCTGCCGCTGCCGATGCGCATTCCGGTGTTGGCCTACGTCGTGGTGCTGGCGGCCATGGCGGTGCTGGCACTGGCCCGTTACTGGAAGCGGCCGCACGCCGATGCGCTGGAAGCGGGCAGTGCGCGTTGGGCTGCCGGTGGCGCTCTGCTGTTCGTGGCCAGCGACTCGTTGCTGGCATGGGATCGCTTTGGCGGTGGCCTGCCGATGGCCAGCCTGCTGGTGCTGTCCACCTATTACGCCGCGCAGTACGCCATCGCCCGCTCGGTCAGATAG
- a CDS encoding M61 family metallopeptidase — protein MKTRALVMSVLFALAATPALAQTPPPGDAAAPGLLRIDVDARDLARRIFKVTATVPAKPGPMTLLYSQWIPGNHSPTGPIDKLAGLRVTANGKPLAWQRDQFNVYAFKVDVPDGVSEIVAHFDFLSSQGGSQGRVVMTPEMLNLQWNANSLYPAGVDARNLQAQASVTLPKGWAYATALETARRDGDTVVFKPITYDHLVDSPLFAGEHHQRIDLDPGAKVPVHLNVFADDAKSLKPTDAQIKLHRALVQQADKLYGARHYDHYEFLLALTDRLGGIGLEHHRSSENSADPGYFTEWDSNAWMRDLLPHEYTHSWNGKYRRGADLATPNFNTPMGDSLLWVYEGQTQFWGQVLAARSGLWSNEQARDMLANVAATYDRGRPGLAWRPLQDTTNDPTIAQRRTLPYRNYQMSEDYYSGGQMLWLEVEGKLRGLTGNRRSLDDFARAFFGVGNGDWDVNPYTFDDVVATLNGVAPYDWAGFLRQRLDGHGSLTGGLELAGWKLVYRDAPNEAYKAQEKRAKAALLAYSLGATVLDSGVVGDVVWDSPAFNAGLAPGMKVIAIGGREYSSQRLKDAVAAAATDKAPITLLVKQFDRIDTMKIDYHGGLQYPVLERIAGRPDRLAELWKAR, from the coding sequence ATGAAAACCCGTGCCCTGGTGATGTCCGTGCTGTTCGCGCTGGCGGCCACGCCCGCGTTGGCGCAGACCCCGCCACCGGGTGATGCCGCCGCCCCGGGCTTGCTGCGCATCGATGTCGACGCGCGCGATCTGGCTCGTCGCATCTTCAAGGTGACCGCCACCGTGCCGGCCAAGCCCGGGCCGATGACCCTGCTGTACTCGCAGTGGATTCCCGGCAACCATTCGCCCACCGGCCCGATCGACAAGCTCGCGGGCCTGAGGGTGACCGCCAACGGCAAGCCGTTGGCCTGGCAGCGCGATCAGTTCAACGTGTACGCCTTCAAGGTGGACGTGCCTGACGGCGTGAGCGAGATCGTCGCCCACTTCGATTTCCTGTCCTCGCAGGGCGGCAGCCAGGGCAGGGTGGTGATGACCCCGGAAATGCTCAACCTGCAGTGGAATGCCAACTCGCTGTATCCGGCCGGCGTGGACGCGCGCAACCTGCAGGCGCAGGCGAGTGTGACCCTGCCCAAGGGCTGGGCCTATGCCACCGCGCTGGAGACCGCGCGCCGCGATGGCGACACCGTCGTGTTCAAGCCGATCACCTATGACCATCTGGTCGACTCGCCGCTGTTTGCTGGTGAGCACCACCAGCGCATCGACCTCGATCCGGGTGCGAAGGTGCCGGTGCATCTGAACGTGTTCGCCGACGATGCCAAATCGTTGAAGCCGACCGATGCGCAGATCAAGCTGCATCGCGCGCTGGTGCAGCAGGCCGACAAGCTCTATGGCGCGCGTCACTACGATCACTACGAATTCCTGCTTGCCCTGACCGATCGCCTCGGCGGCATCGGGCTGGAGCACCATCGCTCCAGCGAGAACAGCGCCGATCCGGGTTACTTCACCGAGTGGGACAGCAATGCCTGGATGCGCGACCTGCTGCCGCATGAGTACACCCACTCGTGGAACGGCAAGTACCGTCGCGGTGCCGACCTGGCTACGCCCAATTTCAATACGCCGATGGGCGACAGCCTGCTGTGGGTGTACGAAGGCCAGACCCAGTTCTGGGGCCAGGTGCTGGCCGCGCGTTCCGGGCTGTGGTCGAACGAGCAGGCGCGCGACATGTTGGCGAACGTGGCGGCAACCTATGACCGCGGCCGCCCGGGACTTGCATGGCGCCCGCTGCAGGACACCACCAACGACCCGACCATCGCCCAGCGCCGCACGCTGCCGTACCGCAATTACCAGATGAGCGAGGACTACTACTCCGGCGGGCAGATGCTGTGGCTGGAAGTGGAGGGCAAGCTGCGCGGGCTGACCGGCAACCGCCGCAGCCTGGATGATTTCGCGCGTGCCTTCTTCGGCGTTGGCAACGGCGATTGGGACGTCAACCCGTACACCTTCGATGATGTGGTGGCTACTCTCAACGGCGTTGCGCCGTACGACTGGGCTGGTTTCCTGCGCCAGCGCCTCGACGGGCACGGATCGCTGACCGGTGGTCTGGAACTGGCCGGCTGGAAGCTGGTCTACCGCGATGCGCCGAACGAGGCCTACAAGGCACAGGAGAAACGCGCGAAGGCAGCACTGCTGGCCTACTCGTTGGGCGCGACGGTGCTCGACAGTGGCGTGGTCGGCGATGTGGTCTGGGACAGTCCGGCGTTCAACGCGGGTCTTGCACCGGGCATGAAGGTGATCGCCATTGGCGGTCGCGAGTACAGCAGCCAGCGCCTGAAGGATGCGGTGGCTGCAGCGGCCACTGACAAGGCGCCGATCACACTGCTGGTCAAACAGTTCGACCGCATCGACACGATGAAGATCGACTATCACGGCGGCCTGCAGTATCCGGTGCTGGAACGCATCGCCGGCCGCCCGGACCGCCTTGCAGAGCTGTGGAAGGCACGATGA
- the ispH gene encoding 4-hydroxy-3-methylbut-2-enyl diphosphate reductase, which translates to MDVLLANPRGFCAGVDRAIEIVKRAIETLGAPIYVRHEVVHNRFVVDDLKQRGAIFVEELDEVPDNNTVIFSAHGVSQAVRLEAERRGLKVFDATCPLVTKVHFEVARHCRAGRDVVLIGHAGHPEVEGTMGQWNREAGTGQIYLVEDVEQVATLQINQPENFAYTTQTTLSVDDTRGIIEALRERFPAMQGPKNDDICYATQNRQDAVRDLAKRCDLVLVVGSPNSSNSNRLSELARREGVESYLIDGAHEIDPAWVLGKQHIGVTAGASAPQVLVDGVLARLAELGANGVGELDGEPESMVFALPKELRLRLVD; encoded by the coding sequence ATGGATGTGCTGCTCGCCAACCCGCGTGGATTCTGTGCCGGCGTCGATCGTGCGATCGAGATCGTCAAGCGCGCGATCGAAACGCTGGGCGCGCCCATCTATGTCCGCCATGAAGTGGTGCACAACCGCTTCGTGGTCGACGACCTGAAGCAGCGTGGCGCGATCTTCGTCGAGGAACTGGACGAAGTGCCGGACAACAACACCGTCATCTTCAGCGCTCATGGCGTTTCCCAGGCCGTGCGCCTGGAAGCCGAGCGCCGGGGCCTGAAGGTGTTCGACGCGACCTGCCCGCTGGTGACCAAGGTGCACTTTGAAGTTGCCCGCCACTGCCGTGCCGGCCGTGACGTGGTGCTGATCGGCCACGCCGGCCATCCGGAAGTGGAAGGCACCATGGGCCAGTGGAACCGCGAAGCGGGCACCGGCCAGATCTACCTGGTCGAGGACGTGGAGCAGGTGGCCACGCTGCAGATCAACCAGCCGGAAAACTTCGCCTACACCACCCAGACCACGCTGTCGGTGGACGACACGCGCGGCATCATCGAAGCGCTGCGCGAGCGCTTTCCGGCGATGCAGGGGCCGAAGAACGACGACATCTGCTACGCCACGCAGAACCGCCAGGACGCCGTGCGCGACCTGGCCAAGCGCTGTGACCTGGTGCTCGTGGTCGGTTCGCCGAACAGCTCGAACTCCAACCGACTGAGTGAGCTGGCACGCCGTGAAGGCGTGGAGAGCTACCTGATCGATGGTGCGCACGAGATCGACCCGGCCTGGGTGCTCGGCAAGCAGCATATCGGCGTGACCGCAGGTGCGTCGGCGCCGCAGGTGCTGGTCGATGGCGTGCTGGCGCGTCTGGCCGAGTTGGGTGCCAACGGCGTAGGCGAGCTGGATGGTGAGCCGGAATCGATGGTGTTCGCGCTGCCGAAGGAACTGAGGTTGCGTCTGGTCGACTGA
- the lspA gene encoding signal peptidase II — MAAPRPHPNALIWLLLSAVIIGLDQWSKAWVLSSLPEFQPVVVIDGFWNWYRTYNTGAAFSFLSDAGGWQKHFFTVLAIAISGLMAWWLRATARGNWKAAVPYALIIGGAIGNVIDRQVHGHVVDFIQWYVGEHAWPSFNIADSAIVVGAIGIALFGLFDGKSAKKADNANPKP, encoded by the coding sequence ATGGCCGCCCCGCGCCCGCATCCCAATGCGCTGATCTGGCTGCTGCTGTCGGCCGTCATCATCGGCCTGGACCAGTGGTCGAAGGCCTGGGTGCTGTCGAGCCTGCCGGAGTTCCAACCGGTGGTGGTTATCGACGGCTTCTGGAACTGGTACCGCACCTACAACACCGGAGCAGCGTTCAGCTTCCTGAGCGATGCCGGTGGCTGGCAGAAGCACTTCTTCACCGTGCTGGCGATCGCCATCAGCGGCCTGATGGCCTGGTGGCTGCGTGCTACCGCCCGCGGCAACTGGAAGGCCGCGGTGCCGTACGCGCTGATCATCGGCGGTGCGATCGGCAACGTGATCGATCGCCAGGTGCATGGTCACGTGGTCGATTTCATCCAGTGGTACGTCGGCGAGCATGCCTGGCCGTCGTTCAACATCGCCGATTCAGCCATCGTGGTCGGTGCCATCGGCATCGCCCTGTTCGGCCTGTTCGACGGCAAGTCCGCCAAAAAGGCGGATAATGCCAACCCGAAACCGTAA